From Erigeron canadensis isolate Cc75 chromosome 8, C_canadensis_v1, whole genome shotgun sequence, one genomic window encodes:
- the LOC122579184 gene encoding uncharacterized protein LOC122579184 isoform X2 — MDTRTTTVSPNLFLLNSQQPDFLKSINELSDVSTALSAFLHDFHDLCNHIASISSAIDAQLPPHLLLLLNTTTATLTEAIFEERNSNGTEISNGVLILANNDDDDLMKEKESEQDIDAIWNMIEDIDCHNNNAPLNKCKEADIINKRNVLLKKDPQKIDSFRKPEEIVKLKEDAATDVAQKKKKKRKHEETHVSKADEEIDMSKESHEITISKKKPPDASKKLVENDILVLIKPEQMDVPKEPQEETDVLKKPVEVDILNKPKHIGVSKKPLQEADASKKEIDVMKKADEIDSSKKPSIAELQFCCRSTIKNHAAMMQELSDLKSIRRCLETHKVDPSKFLSGIKVNEKIERLEKVIKELDIKLAEQKSTLKRIEKENEFSKLNKPEEIDVSKKPDEFDVSNKLQETDASNKAHIIDASKKPAIAVLEFLCKYRHGNKVRNHVVAHFSELNSLHQEIAMALKLARHPAMLVLDCICRFFLPTSRGCYHGEFMHQERSAKLSKGKGKHIVVRQASVLLLESFVMISGDGIEIRKQDKEYAENAAIDWRKRIINEGGLIYMEAVDARGLLLFISGFGIPDGVFSNEDFSDLIRASNVKEISNALCHSTILISKLPEVIDWMVKNNLEIEAADIAYTFGLEDKCHPETILMTFLHNKIKHTQNGSSLQVNATMMQQLSDLKSIRSCLETHKIDPSKFLPGVKINEKIEQLEKVLNELDSKSNEEKSTLKRKKKETESSKSNKPEKVHVSKQPDEMDVSNKPEKDNVLHKPKEIDVSKKAEEIDPLKKPAIAELEFWCKRMDAKKIKKHVVAHISEMNSLHQEIAKALKLARNPARLVLHSIGRYFLQSSGAYYSRNGHQQIAIRQSSVLILECFVIISGDGIKITKEDEEYANNVAIDWRKRMLKEGGLICMEAVDARGLLLFISGFGIPNGVFSIEDFSDLIRASKVKEISNALRHSTILISKLPEVIDWMVKNNLEIEAADIAYTFGLEDKCHPETILMTFLQNRNIETQNGSSLQVLEIKFLLTQHIQ, encoded by the exons ATGGATACAAGAACAACAACAGTTTCCCCcaatctttttcttcttaattcACAACAACCGGATTTTTTAAAGTCAATCAACGAACTCAGTGACGTGTCAACTGCATTATCAGCATTCTTACATGACTTCCATGACTTGTGCAATCATATTGCTTCCATTAGCTCCGCCATTGACGCTCAACTGCCACCTcatctcctcctcctcctcaatACTACTACTGCTACTCTCACTG AAGCGATTTTTGAGGAACGGAACTCTAACGGAACGGAAATAAGTAACGGTGTGTTAATACTtgcaaataatgatgatgatgatttgatgAAGGAGAAAGAGAGTGAACAAGATATTGATGCTATATGGAATATGATTGAGGATATTGATTGTCATAATAATAATGCTCCGTTGAACAAGTGCAAGGAAGCggatattattaataaaagaaatgtGCTATTGAAGAAGGATCCCCAGAAAATTGATAGTTTTAGGAAGCCGGAAGAAATCGTTAAGTTGAAGGAGGATGCAGCAACCGATGTAGcgcagaaaaagaagaagaagaggaagcaTGAAGAAACTCATGTATCAAAGGCGGATGAGGAAATCGATATGTCTAAGGAGTCTCATGAAATCACTATATCAAAGAAGAAACCTCCTGACGCATCAAAGAAACTTGTAGAAAATGATATACTTGTATTGATTAAGCCTGAACAAATGGATGTACCAAAGGAACCTCAAGAGGAAACCGATGTATTGAAGAAACCCGTAGAAGTTGATATATTGAATAAGCCGAAACATATTGGTGTATCAAAGAAACCTCTTCAAGAAGCTGATGcatcaaagaaagaaattgaTGTTATGAAAAAAGCTGATGAAATTGATTCATCAAAGAAACCCTCAATTGCCGAGTTACAATTCTGTTGTAGAAGTACAATAAAGAATCATGCAGCAATGATGCAGGAGTTATCTGATCTGAAATCTATACGAAGATGTTTGGAAACTCACAAGGTTGATCCCTCAAAGTTCCTTTCTGGTATCAAAGTGAATGAAAAAATTGAACGACTTGAGAAAGTAATAAAGGAGCTAGATATAAAGTTGGCTGAACAAAAGTCCACACTAAAGagaatagaaaaagaaaacgaGTTTTCAAAATTGAATAAGCCTGAAGAAATTGATGTATCAAAGAAGCCCGATGAATTTGATGTGTCCAATAAGCTTCAGGAAACTGATGCGTCGAATAAAGCTCATATAATTGATGCATCAAAGAAGCCGGCAATTGCCGTGTTAGAATTCTTATGTAAATATCGGCATGGCAACAAAGTGAGAAACCATGTAGTGGCGCATTTTTCTGAATTAAACTCACTCCATCAAGAAATTGCAATGGCATTGAAGCTAGCTAGACACCCTGCGATGCTTGTATTAGACTGCATTTGCAGGTTTTTCTTACCGACCAGTAGAGGATGCTACCATGGGGAATTTATGCACCAGGAGCGTTCTGCAAAATTGTCGAAAGGAAAAGGAAAGCACATTGTGGTAAGGCAGGCTTCAGTTTTACTTTTGGAATCTTTTGTGATGATAAGCGGTGATGGTATTGAGATCAGAAAACAAGATAAAGAATATGCAGAAAATGCTGCTATTGATTGGAGAAAACGGATTATCAATGAAGGTGGATTGATATACATGGAGGCGGTTGATGCCAGGGGATTGCTTCTGTTTATTAGTGGATTCGGGATTCCAGATGGTGTTTTCTCGAATGAGGATTTTAGTGATTTGATTAGGGCTAGTAATGTGAAGGAAATATCCAATGCACTTTGTCATTCTACTATACTTATCTCAAAACTTCCAG AAGTAATTGATTGGATGGTGAAAAATAATCTTGAAATTGAAGCTGCTGATATTGCTTATACTTTCGGCTTGGAGGATAAGTGCCATCCTGAAACCATATTGATGACATTCTTGCacaataaaattaaacacaCTCAAAACGGATCTTCTTTACAAGtg AATGCAACAATGATGCAGCAGTTATCTGATCTTAAGTCTATACGAAGTTGTTTGGAAACTCACAAGATTGATCCCTCAAAGTTCCTTCCTGGTgtcaaaataaatgaaaaaattgaaCAACTGGAGAAAGTGTTAAATGAGCTAGATTCAAAGTCGAATGAAGAAAAGTCAACActaaagaggaaaaaaaaagaaaccgaGTCTTCAAAATCGAATAAGCCTGAAAAAGTTCATGTATCAAAGCAGCCCGATGAAATGGATGTGTCAAATAAGCCTGAAAAAGATAATGTATTGCATAAACCTAAAGAAATTGATGTATCAAAAAAAGCTGAAGAAATTGATCCATTAAAGAAGCCTGCAATTGCCGAGTTAGAATTCTGGTGTAAAAGAATGGATGCCAAGAAAATAAAGAAGCATGTAGTGGCACATATTTCTGAAATGAACTCACTCCATCAAGAAATCGCAAAGGCATTGAAGCTAGCTAGAAATCCTGCGAGACTTGTATTACACAGCATTGGCAGGTATTTCTTACAAAGTAGTGGAGCATACTACTCTAGAAATGGGCACCAGCAGATTGCGATAAGGCAGTCTTCAGTTTTGATTTTGGAATGTTTTGTGATAATAAGCGGTGATGGCATTAAGATCAccaaagaagatgaagaatatGCAAATAATGTTGCTATTGATTGGAGAAAACGGATGCTCAAAGAAGGTGGATTGATATGCATGGAAGCTGTTGATGCTAGGGGATTGCTTCTGTTTATCAGTGGATTCGGGATTCCAAACGGTGTTTTCTCGATTGAGGATTTCAGTGATTTGATTAGGGCTAGTAAAGTGAAGGAAATTTCCAATGCACTTCGTCATTCAACTATTCTTATCTCAAAACTTCCAG AAGTAATTGATTGGATGGTGAAGAATAATCTTGAAATTGAAGCTGCTGATATTGCCTATACTTTTGGGTTGGAGGATAAGTGCCACCCTGAGACCATATTGATGACATTCCTTCAGAATAGAAATATAGAAACTCAAAATGGATCTTCTTTACAAGTG tTGGAGATTAAGTTTCTTTTAACACAACACATTCAATAA
- the LOC122579184 gene encoding uncharacterized protein LOC122579184 isoform X1, whose amino-acid sequence MDTRTTTVSPNLFLLNSQQPDFLKSINELSDVSTALSAFLHDFHDLCNHIASISSAIDAQLPPHLLLLLNTTTATLTEAIFEERNSNGTEISNGVLILANNDDDDLMKEKESEQDIDAIWNMIEDIDCHNNNAPLNKCKEADIINKRNVLLKKDPQKIDSFRKPEEIVKLKEDAATDVAQKKKKKRKHEETHVSKADEEIDMSKESHEITISKKKPPDASKKLVENDILVLIKPEQMDVPKEPQEETDVLKKPVEVDILNKPKHIGVSKKPLQEADASKKEIDVMKKADEIDSSKKPSIAELQFCCRSTIKNHAAMMQELSDLKSIRRCLETHKVDPSKFLSGIKVNEKIERLEKVIKELDIKLAEQKSTLKRIEKENEFSKLNKPEEIDVSKKPDEFDVSNKLQETDASNKAHIIDASKKPAIAVLEFLCKYRHGNKVRNHVVAHFSELNSLHQEIAMALKLARHPAMLVLDCICRFFLPTSRGCYHGEFMHQERSAKLSKGKGKHIVVRQASVLLLESFVMISGDGIEIRKQDKEYAENAAIDWRKRIINEGGLIYMEAVDARGLLLFISGFGIPDGVFSNEDFSDLIRASNVKEISNALCHSTILISKLPEVIDWMVKNNLEIEAADIAYTFGLEDKCHPETILMTFLHNKIKHTQNGSSLQVNATMMQQLSDLKSIRSCLETHKIDPSKFLPGVKINEKIEQLEKVLNELDSKSNEEKSTLKRKKKETESSKSNKPEKVHVSKQPDEMDVSNKPEKDNVLHKPKEIDVSKKAEEIDPLKKPAIAELEFWCKRMDAKKIKKHVVAHISEMNSLHQEIAKALKLARNPARLVLHSIGRYFLQSSGAYYSRNGHQQIAIRQSSVLILECFVIISGDGIKITKEDEEYANNVAIDWRKRMLKEGGLICMEAVDARGLLLFISGFGIPNGVFSIEDFSDLIRASKVKEISNALRHSTILISKLPEVIDWMVKNNLEIEAADIAYTFGLEDKCHPETILMTFLQNRNIETQNGSSLQVNAATTQQLSDLKSIRICLETHKIDPSKFLPGVNINEKIEQLGKVINELDLKLNGEKSTLKRKEKETQFSKDLNHQQQAKRICSSQGNLNPHDHYGIHPYNLSTQPSRSSYFDRNLPNNNHVTNYSASSVFSAPVPPQNLISSGLAGSYGPCVYGGPVAELMPNMNNPWPYRGQAYPGQSQAYYPYPSFPGLPDHSLPGGFFGWRAPSSDLYRSADTAVKRGSPRGPHPAGSTTRR is encoded by the exons ATGGATACAAGAACAACAACAGTTTCCCCcaatctttttcttcttaattcACAACAACCGGATTTTTTAAAGTCAATCAACGAACTCAGTGACGTGTCAACTGCATTATCAGCATTCTTACATGACTTCCATGACTTGTGCAATCATATTGCTTCCATTAGCTCCGCCATTGACGCTCAACTGCCACCTcatctcctcctcctcctcaatACTACTACTGCTACTCTCACTG AAGCGATTTTTGAGGAACGGAACTCTAACGGAACGGAAATAAGTAACGGTGTGTTAATACTtgcaaataatgatgatgatgatttgatgAAGGAGAAAGAGAGTGAACAAGATATTGATGCTATATGGAATATGATTGAGGATATTGATTGTCATAATAATAATGCTCCGTTGAACAAGTGCAAGGAAGCggatattattaataaaagaaatgtGCTATTGAAGAAGGATCCCCAGAAAATTGATAGTTTTAGGAAGCCGGAAGAAATCGTTAAGTTGAAGGAGGATGCAGCAACCGATGTAGcgcagaaaaagaagaagaagaggaagcaTGAAGAAACTCATGTATCAAAGGCGGATGAGGAAATCGATATGTCTAAGGAGTCTCATGAAATCACTATATCAAAGAAGAAACCTCCTGACGCATCAAAGAAACTTGTAGAAAATGATATACTTGTATTGATTAAGCCTGAACAAATGGATGTACCAAAGGAACCTCAAGAGGAAACCGATGTATTGAAGAAACCCGTAGAAGTTGATATATTGAATAAGCCGAAACATATTGGTGTATCAAAGAAACCTCTTCAAGAAGCTGATGcatcaaagaaagaaattgaTGTTATGAAAAAAGCTGATGAAATTGATTCATCAAAGAAACCCTCAATTGCCGAGTTACAATTCTGTTGTAGAAGTACAATAAAGAATCATGCAGCAATGATGCAGGAGTTATCTGATCTGAAATCTATACGAAGATGTTTGGAAACTCACAAGGTTGATCCCTCAAAGTTCCTTTCTGGTATCAAAGTGAATGAAAAAATTGAACGACTTGAGAAAGTAATAAAGGAGCTAGATATAAAGTTGGCTGAACAAAAGTCCACACTAAAGagaatagaaaaagaaaacgaGTTTTCAAAATTGAATAAGCCTGAAGAAATTGATGTATCAAAGAAGCCCGATGAATTTGATGTGTCCAATAAGCTTCAGGAAACTGATGCGTCGAATAAAGCTCATATAATTGATGCATCAAAGAAGCCGGCAATTGCCGTGTTAGAATTCTTATGTAAATATCGGCATGGCAACAAAGTGAGAAACCATGTAGTGGCGCATTTTTCTGAATTAAACTCACTCCATCAAGAAATTGCAATGGCATTGAAGCTAGCTAGACACCCTGCGATGCTTGTATTAGACTGCATTTGCAGGTTTTTCTTACCGACCAGTAGAGGATGCTACCATGGGGAATTTATGCACCAGGAGCGTTCTGCAAAATTGTCGAAAGGAAAAGGAAAGCACATTGTGGTAAGGCAGGCTTCAGTTTTACTTTTGGAATCTTTTGTGATGATAAGCGGTGATGGTATTGAGATCAGAAAACAAGATAAAGAATATGCAGAAAATGCTGCTATTGATTGGAGAAAACGGATTATCAATGAAGGTGGATTGATATACATGGAGGCGGTTGATGCCAGGGGATTGCTTCTGTTTATTAGTGGATTCGGGATTCCAGATGGTGTTTTCTCGAATGAGGATTTTAGTGATTTGATTAGGGCTAGTAATGTGAAGGAAATATCCAATGCACTTTGTCATTCTACTATACTTATCTCAAAACTTCCAG AAGTAATTGATTGGATGGTGAAAAATAATCTTGAAATTGAAGCTGCTGATATTGCTTATACTTTCGGCTTGGAGGATAAGTGCCATCCTGAAACCATATTGATGACATTCTTGCacaataaaattaaacacaCTCAAAACGGATCTTCTTTACAAGtg AATGCAACAATGATGCAGCAGTTATCTGATCTTAAGTCTATACGAAGTTGTTTGGAAACTCACAAGATTGATCCCTCAAAGTTCCTTCCTGGTgtcaaaataaatgaaaaaattgaaCAACTGGAGAAAGTGTTAAATGAGCTAGATTCAAAGTCGAATGAAGAAAAGTCAACActaaagaggaaaaaaaaagaaaccgaGTCTTCAAAATCGAATAAGCCTGAAAAAGTTCATGTATCAAAGCAGCCCGATGAAATGGATGTGTCAAATAAGCCTGAAAAAGATAATGTATTGCATAAACCTAAAGAAATTGATGTATCAAAAAAAGCTGAAGAAATTGATCCATTAAAGAAGCCTGCAATTGCCGAGTTAGAATTCTGGTGTAAAAGAATGGATGCCAAGAAAATAAAGAAGCATGTAGTGGCACATATTTCTGAAATGAACTCACTCCATCAAGAAATCGCAAAGGCATTGAAGCTAGCTAGAAATCCTGCGAGACTTGTATTACACAGCATTGGCAGGTATTTCTTACAAAGTAGTGGAGCATACTACTCTAGAAATGGGCACCAGCAGATTGCGATAAGGCAGTCTTCAGTTTTGATTTTGGAATGTTTTGTGATAATAAGCGGTGATGGCATTAAGATCAccaaagaagatgaagaatatGCAAATAATGTTGCTATTGATTGGAGAAAACGGATGCTCAAAGAAGGTGGATTGATATGCATGGAAGCTGTTGATGCTAGGGGATTGCTTCTGTTTATCAGTGGATTCGGGATTCCAAACGGTGTTTTCTCGATTGAGGATTTCAGTGATTTGATTAGGGCTAGTAAAGTGAAGGAAATTTCCAATGCACTTCGTCATTCAACTATTCTTATCTCAAAACTTCCAG AAGTAATTGATTGGATGGTGAAGAATAATCTTGAAATTGAAGCTGCTGATATTGCCTATACTTTTGGGTTGGAGGATAAGTGCCACCCTGAGACCATATTGATGACATTCCTTCAGAATAGAAATATAGAAACTCAAAATGGATCTTCTTTACAAGTG AATGCAGCAACGACGCAGCAGTTATCTGATCTAAAATCCATACGAATATGTTTGGAAACACACAAGATTGATCCCTCAAAGTTCCTTCCTGGCGTCAACATCAATGAAAAAATCGAACAACTGGGGAAAGTAATAAATGAGCTAGATTTAAAGTTAAATGGGGAAAAGTCAACACTAAagaggaaagaaaaagaaacccaGTTTTCAAAGGATCTGAACCATCAACAGCAAGCAAAACGTATTTGTTCTAGTCAAGGAAATTTGAATCCCCATGACCACTATGGCATACACCCATATAACCTATCAACACAACCAAGTCGCAGCAGCTACTTTGACCGAAACCTTCCTAATAATAATCATGTCACAAACTATTCCGCTTCATCTGTATTTAGTGCACCTGTACCGCCCCAAAATTTAATTAGCTCAGGTTTAGCTGGTTCCTATGGCCCATGTGTTTATGGTGGACCTGTTGCTGAATTAATGCCTAACATGAATAACCCTTGGCCTTACAGGGGTCAAGCATATCCTGGACAAAGTCAGGCATATTATCCATACCCATCTTTTCCGGGATTGCCAGATCATTCCCTGCCAGGTGGCTTTTTTGGATGGCGGGCCCCATCTTCTGATCTCTACAGGTCTGCTGATACGGCTGTTAAAAGGGGATCTCCCCGAGGACCTCATCCAGCGGGGAGTACTACCAGACGCTAG